GGAAAAAATATTACATAGCGTAAGTATAATAATAAAGCATAACTAAAAATCCCGGAAGTGAAAGCTTCCGGGATTCTGGTTTAATTAGTACTGTGATGCAAATTCCTTGGCAAAATCTTCCAGTTTGGTTTTGGACAGTTCCGGTTTGTTCTTGTTATAATCGATCCAGAGTTTTCCCGTCCGGATGGCATCACCCATTTCCACATAATTTTTGGCCACTTCTTCTGGCAATCCCGCCTGGACCATTCCGTCGAATGCCTGTTCGTTGGTAAATTCAATCCAGGGCAATTCCGGTTTTCCGATAGCTGCCCCCAGTACGCTTGCTACTTCGCCTGCCGTACGTTCGTCACTGGTGATATAACGGATGCTTTTACCCGTAAAAGGCTCCTGTATGATAGTCGCGGCAACGGCAGCGATATCATTAAGATGTGCCATAACCATAGTATCAGCGGCACCCACATTACTGCCCATGATACCCGCATGCTTGATCATGTCGATACTCGCATAAAAGTTGGTAAAGAAATAAGCCGGGCGCAGGTGGACAATCGCAACACCTTCCAGGGCATTATAAAGTTGTTCCACATCATGCAACCCTTTAATGGGGCCTGTACCATCAGTATGATCGGCACCAATGCTGCTGAGGTTTACCACATGCTGCACTCCCGCCGCCTGGATTGCCTGGGCATAGATTTTTCCCGTTCCCGAAATGTATTCCCGGTAATTGGTGGTCGCAAAAGTAGGAGGGACCATCGTATAAATAGCATCTGCACCCGTAAAAGCTTTGGTTATAAATTCCAAGTCGTCTACCGATCCAATAGCCGGGATAGCACCCAGTGCTGTGATCGCTTCCGCTTTGTCCGGATTGCTGGAAATGAGGGTTACCGTATGTCCTGCTTTAACTAAGGTGGTTGCTAAAGGTTTGCTGATCTTGCCCAATGATCCTGTTATCGTAAATTTCATGTCTTTATTATTTTGATTATTGAAATACAAAGGTATCTTTGTACTTACTTTTATACAAGTACTTACCCTAAAGTATGTAGCATGACACAAATCAAGGAGAGTTCGACTCACAATTACAATAAGGAACGCGCCATTAACAAATGCCCGATCAATTTCGTGATGAGTAAGATTGGAGGGTATTGGAAACCGCTGATTATCTATCAGCTGATGAGTGGCCCCAAGCGGTATAGCGAACTCCGGAGAGCCATTCCCGATGTTACCGAAAAAATGCTGATCCAGCATTTAAAACAATTGGAAGCCGATGATCTCGTGATCCGGGAAGCTAAGCCTGTCGTGCCGCCTTTTGTAACCTATAGTTTGAGTGCTTCCGGGAGGGAACTCAGCCATACACTCGAAGCGATGGCCGAATGGGGGCTACGGTATAATACAGAGGCATTGTAGCGATTATTATAGAAGTAATGAATAGATTCAGGAAATGTACTTGCTTGTTTACTTAGGGATCTTATTCCTCAGCATAAAACTCCTATTCGAATTATTTATTTAATATATTACAGATTCAAAATAATGTCAACATGTGGACTTTGGTACAATAAAATTTAAAATACTTTACTTCTTATTATAAAAATATATTTACTAAGCTATGATAAAAAAGTGCTCATTATTTTTTTGAGACTTTTTTCAAAGTCAATGAAAGAATCTAAACTTCTCAATGGGGAATAATCATCAATGTTTTCAGATAATAAATGTACAGTTTCATGAGGATTGAATTTATCTAAATTACGGCCTTTTAGTCCACTCACTTCTTTCAATAAATCATGTAGTATTGATTTAGGGTTTGTTTCTTTTTCGAGCATTTTTAATGTAGGTAGTTGTATAGATTTCTTATAATTCCTATTTCCAGCAGCTTTTTTGATGGCGTCTGTATCAATTAATAACCAAGTCTCCATCATTCTAACCGGTATGATTGGTATAGTTACGGCTTTTATTTCGGGTGTTAATTGTTTATCTAACTCAAGTTTTCGTGATTCTATATCATGGGACTCAGCATCTCTGTGTAAAAACAAAATTTGAAAAGGAAAAAGTTGCTCTGCCATTTTTATTTTGCTTTTTAAATCTTTAGGAGGCTTTTGAAGATTTCTAAAATCTGCAAACTGACTTTCGATGGCAATTTTTGGGTATAAATCATTTAGAGACCAGTCTATAATTCTAATTAAATTTTTATCTGAACTGCCATCAGCTATAAGAGTATATTTTAGTTCTGTCATAAAATTATGATTGAAAATTTAACCTCAGTTGATCAATACTTTCGCCAACTGTCCTTTTACCATTACCTTTATCTTTTTTAGGATTTGGATTATGTATATAACCTTTGTCTAAATATGATATTATTTCACCAATACTTGTATGTTCAGCTAAGCCGTTTTCAGTTTTCCAAGTATTTTGTAATGCAGAAAAAGCGGTTCTATTTATCTTCATTTCGAATTCAGACATGTACATTTCTTTTTTCTTCGCTAAATACAAGCTTTCATCTGGTACTGCACTAACTACGATCGGTGAGTGGGTATTAATTATAACTTGACGTAACGGGTTATCATCATCAACAGGGTAATCAGTATCGCTAGCCATACCTTTAAGTAATTCAACCATTTCATTAACCTTTTTTGGATTTATTCCATTTTCAGGTTCTTCTAAGCATATCAATCCACTGCTGTTACTGTCTAATTCGATAACTGCTAGTCCTAAGAATCTTAATGTTCCATCCGAAAGAGATTGTGCAGGTAATGTAAGACCTCCTTTAAAACCTAACTGTAATGTTAATAAATCTCGTTTTTCATCCTTATCAACAGATATCTCATTTACCTCTTCAACAAGACCTTTTAATTTATTTGTTAGT
The Flavobacterium kingsejongi genome window above contains:
- a CDS encoding NAD(P)H-binding protein gives rise to the protein MKFTITGSLGKISKPLATTLVKAGHTVTLISSNPDKAEAITALGAIPAIGSVDDLEFITKAFTGADAIYTMVPPTFATTNYREYISGTGKIYAQAIQAAGVQHVVNLSSIGADHTDGTGPIKGLHDVEQLYNALEGVAIVHLRPAYFFTNFYASIDMIKHAGIMGSNVGAADTMVMAHLNDIAAVAATIIQEPFTGKSIRYITSDERTAGEVASVLGAAIGKPELPWIEFTNEQAFDGMVQAGLPEEVAKNYVEMGDAIRTGKLWIDYNKNKPELSKTKLEDFAKEFASQY
- a CDS encoding winged helix-turn-helix transcriptional regulator gives rise to the protein MTQIKESSTHNYNKERAINKCPINFVMSKIGGYWKPLIIYQLMSGPKRYSELRRAIPDVTEKMLIQHLKQLEADDLVIREAKPVVPPFVTYSLSASGRELSHTLEAMAEWGLRYNTEAL